One stretch of Pseudomonas azotoformans DNA includes these proteins:
- a CDS encoding redoxin domain-containing protein, with amino-acid sequence MNTLEFDDAQKTNGDLVQGPLPAGTVAPDFTLHATPDQQLSLRELKGNPVILAFYPADWTSVCGDQLTLYNQLLPTFREYGAALLGISVDSAWCHQAFAKDRNFHFSLLADFEPKGAVARQYGAYESQLGVCKRALFVIDKEGVVAWSYVSPMAINPGADGILDALDALANSPQSTPIKN; translated from the coding sequence ATGAACACTTTAGAGTTCGATGATGCACAAAAAACCAATGGCGACCTGGTTCAGGGTCCGCTGCCGGCCGGTACTGTCGCGCCCGACTTCACTCTTCACGCAACCCCTGATCAACAGTTGTCGCTGCGTGAGCTAAAGGGAAACCCCGTGATACTGGCGTTTTATCCCGCTGACTGGACTTCGGTGTGTGGTGACCAACTGACCTTGTACAACCAGTTGCTACCCACATTCAGAGAATACGGTGCGGCGCTACTGGGTATCTCGGTTGACAGCGCCTGGTGTCATCAGGCCTTTGCCAAAGATCGGAATTTTCACTTCAGCCTGCTGGCCGATTTCGAGCCCAAAGGGGCGGTGGCACGACAGTATGGAGCGTACGAATCCCAGCTCGGAGTTTGTAAGAGGGCACTGTTCGTGATTGACAAGGAGGGGGTGGTCGCCTGGAGCTACGTCTCACCAATGGCAATCAACCCTGGGGCGGACGGCATTCTGGATGCGCTGGATGCTCTGGCGAATTCGCCACAAAGCACGCCAATCAAAAATTAA
- a CDS encoding DsbA family protein codes for MATLKVPVSANDHRQGSAHAKVTLVEFGDYECPYCGEAYWMVKNLQQHFRDDLLFVFRNFPLTTAHPHALGAAVTAEYAGSRGFFWEAHDELYENQDRLGLPLYRAIVLKHGLSSEELDVAVREDTYLPKIQSDFNGGVRSGVNGTPAFYFDGLRYDGVPEFNEMSQMIELLLVRGRNR; via the coding sequence ATGGCCACTCTCAAAGTCCCGGTAAGTGCCAACGACCATCGTCAGGGAAGTGCGCATGCCAAGGTCACCTTGGTGGAATTTGGCGACTATGAATGTCCCTATTGCGGTGAAGCGTATTGGATGGTCAAGAATCTGCAGCAGCATTTTCGCGATGATTTGCTGTTCGTGTTCCGTAACTTTCCTCTGACCACCGCTCACCCGCATGCGCTGGGTGCAGCGGTCACCGCGGAGTATGCCGGGAGTCGAGGGTTCTTCTGGGAGGCTCACGACGAATTGTATGAAAATCAGGATCGATTGGGTCTGCCGCTGTATCGCGCCATTGTTCTAAAGCACGGCCTTTCCAGCGAAGAACTTGACGTTGCCGTGCGAGAGGACACTTACCTCCCCAAAATACAATCCGACTTCAATGGCGGTGTACGCAGCGGCGTGAACGGTACTCCGGCGTTTTACTTTGACGGGCTTCGCTATGACGGGGTCCCAGAGTTCAACGAGATGAGTCAGATGATTGAGCTTCTGTTAGTGCGCGGACGAAATCGCTAG